Proteins from a genomic interval of Halopseudomonas litoralis:
- the argB gene encoding acetylglutamate kinase translates to MLNRDAATQVSMILTEALPYIQRFTGKTIVIKYGGNAMESEELQASFAKDIVLMKTVGINPVVVHGGGPQIGELLKRLNIASEFIEGMRVTDSATMDVVEMVLGGQVNKNIVNLINQHGGQALGLTGKDANLIRARKLKVTRRTPGMDKPEIIDVGQVGEVSEVNVKLINRLISDDYIPVIAPIGVGDDGASYNINADLVAGKVAEALGAEKLMLLTNIAGLMNKEGKVLTGLTTAQVDELIADGTIYGGMLPKIRCALDAVQGGVGSAIIVDGRVPNAVLLEVFTDTGVGTLITNQPLEELHAAE, encoded by the coding sequence ATGCTGAACCGTGACGCCGCTACCCAGGTATCCATGATCCTGACCGAGGCACTGCCCTATATCCAGCGTTTCACCGGCAAGACCATCGTCATCAAGTACGGCGGTAACGCCATGGAGAGCGAGGAGCTGCAAGCCAGCTTCGCCAAGGACATCGTGCTGATGAAGACGGTCGGCATCAACCCGGTGGTGGTGCATGGCGGAGGGCCGCAGATCGGTGAGCTGCTCAAGCGCCTGAACATTGCCAGTGAGTTCATCGAGGGCATGCGCGTCACCGACAGCGCAACCATGGACGTGGTGGAAATGGTACTTGGCGGCCAGGTGAACAAGAACATCGTCAACCTGATCAATCAGCATGGCGGCCAAGCTCTCGGCCTGACCGGTAAGGACGCCAACCTGATCCGTGCGCGCAAACTCAAGGTTACCCGCCGCACACCGGGCATGGACAAACCGGAGATCATCGATGTTGGCCAGGTCGGCGAGGTCAGCGAAGTCAATGTGAAGCTGATCAATCGGTTGATCTCCGACGACTATATCCCGGTGATCGCGCCCATCGGCGTCGGTGATGACGGCGCTTCCTACAACATCAATGCCGATCTGGTGGCTGGCAAGGTGGCCGAGGCTCTGGGCGCCGAGAAGCTGATGCTGCTGACCAACATCGCCGGGCTGATGAACAAGGAAGGCAAGGTGCTGACCGGGCTGACTACCGCCCAGGTCGATGAGCTGATCGCCGACGGCACCATCTATGGCGGCATGCTGCCGAAGATCCGCTGCGCGCTGGATGCCGTGCAGGGCGGCGTCGGCAGCGCCATCATTGTTGACGGTCGGGTACCCAACGCGGTGTTGCTGGAAGTATTCACCGATACGGGTGTCGGTACCCTGATCACCAACCAGCCGCTGGAGGAGCTCCATGCAGCAGAATGA
- a CDS encoding exodeoxyribonuclease III: MRIISLNVNGVEAAAARGLFDWLRTQDADVICLQDIRVTAPELEQDPYWIDGYWQYCFEAEVPSQGGVAIYTKTAPKAIIMGLGFELADRYGRYIQADFDKVSIGCLLLPSGRDGDASLNQKFKFMNDFTTYLTKQRRKRREFIYCGSLHTAHLKLDVKNWRDCQHQPGFMAPERAWMDEIFGTLGYVDALREVTRESDLYSWWPDSEQAQDLNLGLRLDYQILTPGLRRFVKHAAIPRKVRFSEHAPVIIDYDWVLSI; this comes from the coding sequence ATGCGAATCATCAGTCTTAATGTCAACGGTGTCGAGGCCGCGGCGGCTCGGGGTCTGTTTGACTGGCTGCGCACGCAGGATGCGGACGTTATCTGCCTTCAGGACATACGCGTCACCGCTCCCGAGCTGGAACAGGATCCCTATTGGATCGACGGTTACTGGCAGTATTGCTTCGAGGCAGAAGTGCCCAGCCAGGGCGGCGTAGCCATTTATACCAAGACCGCACCCAAGGCGATCATCATGGGGCTCGGCTTCGAGCTGGCTGATCGTTACGGGCGCTATATCCAGGCGGATTTCGACAAGGTCAGCATCGGCTGTCTGCTGCTGCCTTCAGGCCGCGACGGCGATGCCAGCCTGAACCAGAAATTCAAGTTCATGAATGACTTCACCACCTATCTGACCAAGCAGCGCCGCAAACGCCGCGAGTTCATCTATTGCGGCTCGCTGCATACGGCGCACCTGAAGCTGGACGTGAAAAACTGGCGCGACTGCCAGCATCAGCCCGGTTTCATGGCACCGGAACGGGCCTGGATGGATGAGATCTTCGGCACCCTGGGTTATGTCGACGCCCTGCGCGAAGTCACCCGCGAGTCCGATCTGTACAGCTGGTGGCCAGATAGCGAGCAGGCCCAGGATCTGAATCTCGGCTTGCGTCTGGACTACCAGATTCTCACACCCGGCTTGCGCCGTTTCGTGAAGCACGCCGCCATTCCGCGCAAGGTGCGCTTCTCGGAGCATGCCCCGGTCATTATCGACTACGACTGGGTGCTGAGTATCTGA
- the pyrE gene encoding orotate phosphoribosyltransferase, giving the protein MHEYQWEFIRFALDRNVLRFGEFTLKSGRTSPYFFNAGLFNTGSALARLGRYYAQALIHSGPKDIDMIFGPAYKGIPLAAATAVSLAESFDIDLPYCFNRKEAKDHGEGGSLVGAPLEGRVLIVDDVITAGTAIREVMQIIQAAKAEPAAVMVALDRQERGQGELSAIQEVERDFGIPVVSIVSLTQILAFLEDDAQLRKYLPAVQAYREQYGI; this is encoded by the coding sequence ATGCATGAATATCAGTGGGAATTTATCCGTTTCGCGCTGGACCGGAATGTTTTGCGCTTCGGCGAATTTACCCTCAAGTCAGGCCGCACAAGCCCATACTTTTTCAATGCCGGTCTGTTCAATACGGGCAGCGCTCTGGCGCGACTGGGGCGTTATTATGCCCAGGCGCTGATTCACAGTGGTCCGAAGGATATCGACATGATTTTCGGCCCGGCGTACAAGGGTATTCCGCTGGCGGCGGCGACAGCAGTTTCTCTTGCCGAAAGCTTTGATATTGATCTGCCATACTGCTTTAATCGCAAGGAAGCCAAAGATCATGGCGAGGGCGGTTCGCTGGTTGGTGCACCGCTGGAGGGTCGCGTATTGATAGTGGATGACGTCATCACTGCCGGTACCGCCATTCGCGAGGTCATGCAGATTATCCAGGCGGCGAAAGCCGAGCCGGCGGCGGTGATGGTGGCGCTGGATCGGCAGGAGCGCGGTCAGGGCGAACTGTCAGCCATCCAGGAGGTCGAGCGTGATTTCGGCATTCCGGTGGTGAGCATCGTGTCGCTGACCCAGATCCTTGCCTTTCTTGAAGACGACGCGCAGTTGCGCAAATACCTGCCTGCAGTGCAGGCGTATCGCGAGCAATACGGCATCTGA
- a CDS encoding phosphomannomutase/phosphoglucomutase, with protein MNRQPSAVPGTLVPLLLMLAGLAAAGALLWALLFGPAAGYYREDLSSAYASQQQSALDHALARLDADLTRVAANPQLQVTLQQGGSATLDRLLHYQFADNLAIYTHLPGAARSIDHEQAPLSFAALDMIRRAERGLPVPAEAHKIGEHWRLYMVKPLRASPKAPIGGSLLAVFELQRLTAALPQLPEGAGKVSLIQQFPAGPAQPLYHAGSGHGELLSLPTDNPAWTLTFQGGTALGAGAPNPLVLFAAVLLVLAGALASLMFLQRSWNKALTTDAETLEQLTRGHKAAGLRLGPLEPLAHSIMQLASRATQGPAMSPAKPSAPPSPAKPVATAPQLPPLEEVLDIDILDDLPDALAAGTPPSLPAEIFRAYDIRGVVGRTLTADHVYWLGRAIGSESIDAGQPKVVVARDGRLSGPELSSQLIRGLTDSGCLVTDLGMVPTPVLYYATHTTEATSGVMLTGSHNPPDYNGLKIVIAGQTLADERITALRQRLEQNRLHEGSGSCAPMEILEHYCNRIVDDVLLARPLKVVVDCGNGVGGVIAQTLLESLGCDVVALYCEVDGTFPNHHPDPGKPENLQDLLLIVKQHNADLGLAFDGDADRLGVVTANGEIICPDRLLMLFAEDIVTRNPGADIVFDVKCTRQLPQLISRLGGRPVMWKSGHSMIKAKMQQTDALLGGEMSGHVFFKERWYGFDDGLYSACRLLELISMLTQDRDEISSLFDRYPTGISTPELNLTVGEERKFALMEALAGAGDWGEQARVGTIDGIRVDYPDGWGLVRASNTTPVLVLRFEADTVAALERIRQLFRSQLAAVAPDLELTHL; from the coding sequence ATGAACCGACAACCCAGTGCTGTGCCAGGCACCCTGGTGCCGCTGCTGTTGATGCTCGCCGGGTTGGCCGCCGCGGGAGCTCTGCTCTGGGCGCTGCTGTTCGGTCCGGCAGCCGGGTACTACCGCGAGGATCTGAGCAGCGCCTACGCCAGCCAGCAGCAAAGCGCACTCGACCATGCTCTGGCGCGGCTCGATGCAGACCTGACCCGGGTTGCCGCCAACCCGCAGCTGCAGGTCACTCTGCAACAGGGTGGCAGCGCCACACTGGATCGTCTGCTGCATTACCAGTTCGCTGATAACCTGGCGATCTATACGCATCTGCCCGGCGCGGCGCGCAGCATTGATCATGAGCAAGCGCCGTTGAGCTTCGCCGCGCTGGACATGATCCGACGGGCCGAGCGCGGCCTGCCGGTACCCGCAGAAGCGCACAAGATCGGTGAGCATTGGCGTCTGTACATGGTCAAGCCGTTGCGCGCCTCACCCAAAGCGCCGATCGGCGGTAGCCTGCTGGCAGTATTCGAACTGCAGCGTCTGACCGCCGCACTGCCGCAACTGCCGGAAGGTGCCGGCAAGGTCTCGCTGATACAGCAGTTCCCGGCCGGGCCCGCACAGCCGCTGTACCACGCCGGCAGCGGGCATGGCGAACTACTCAGTCTGCCTACCGACAATCCAGCCTGGACGCTGACTTTTCAAGGCGGCACGGCCCTGGGCGCCGGGGCGCCCAATCCGCTGGTCCTGTTCGCCGCAGTTCTGCTGGTGCTGGCGGGCGCGCTGGCCAGCCTGATGTTCCTGCAGCGCAGCTGGAACAAGGCACTGACCACCGATGCCGAGACACTGGAACAGCTGACCAGGGGACACAAGGCCGCCGGCCTGCGCCTGGGGCCCCTCGAACCGCTGGCCCACAGCATCATGCAGCTGGCCAGCCGCGCAACACAGGGTCCGGCAATGTCTCCCGCCAAACCCAGCGCACCCCCATCGCCAGCCAAACCCGTCGCCACTGCACCGCAGCTGCCACCACTGGAAGAGGTGCTGGATATCGACATCCTGGATGACTTGCCGGATGCGCTGGCTGCCGGCACCCCGCCATCTCTGCCGGCGGAAATCTTCCGCGCCTATGATATCCGCGGTGTGGTTGGCCGCACCCTGACCGCAGACCATGTCTACTGGCTGGGTCGGGCGATCGGCAGCGAGTCGATTGATGCCGGCCAACCCAAGGTGGTCGTGGCCCGCGATGGTCGACTATCCGGCCCCGAACTGAGCAGCCAATTGATACGGGGCCTGACCGATAGCGGTTGCCTGGTAACCGACCTGGGCATGGTACCGACACCGGTGCTGTATTACGCCACCCATACCACCGAGGCTACGTCGGGGGTGATGCTGACCGGCAGCCACAACCCACCGGATTACAACGGCCTGAAAATCGTCATCGCCGGCCAGACCCTGGCCGATGAGCGCATCACCGCCCTGCGCCAACGCCTGGAGCAGAACAGACTGCATGAAGGCAGCGGCAGTTGCGCACCGATGGAGATTCTCGAACATTACTGCAACCGCATCGTCGATGACGTGCTGTTGGCTCGCCCGCTCAAGGTGGTGGTGGATTGCGGCAATGGCGTGGGCGGCGTGATCGCCCAGACGCTGCTGGAAAGCCTCGGCTGCGACGTGGTGGCCTTGTACTGCGAGGTGGATGGCACATTCCCCAATCATCACCCGGACCCCGGCAAACCCGAAAACCTGCAGGACCTGCTGCTGATCGTCAAACAGCACAATGCCGATCTGGGACTGGCCTTCGATGGCGATGCCGACCGCCTCGGCGTGGTGACTGCCAACGGCGAGATCATCTGTCCCGACCGCTTGCTGATGCTGTTTGCCGAAGACATAGTGACTCGCAACCCCGGTGCCGACATCGTATTTGACGTGAAATGCACCCGTCAGTTGCCACAATTGATCAGCCGCTTGGGCGGGCGTCCGGTGATGTGGAAATCCGGCCACTCGATGATCAAGGCCAAGATGCAGCAGACCGATGCGCTGCTCGGTGGCGAAATGAGTGGTCATGTCTTCTTCAAGGAACGCTGGTACGGCTTCGATGACGGTCTCTACAGCGCTTGTCGCCTGCTGGAACTGATCTCGATGCTGACCCAGGATCGCGACGAGATCAGCTCCCTGTTCGACCGCTACCCAACCGGCATCAGCACACCCGAACTGAACCTGACCGTGGGCGAAGAACGCAAGTTCGCCCTGATGGAGGCGCTGGCAGGTGCAGGCGATTGGGGCGAGCAAGCGCGCGTCGGCACTATTGACGGCATCCGCGTCGACTACCCTGATGGTTGGGGCCTTGTGCGCGCATCCAATACCACACCGGTGCTGGTGCTGCGTTTCGAGGCCGATACCGTCGCTGCGCTGGAGCGCATCCGCCAATTATTCCGTAGTCAGCTGGCCGCTGTGGCACCCGACCTGGAGCTGACCCATTTATGA
- a CDS encoding FecCD family ABC transporter permease, whose protein sequence is MVKFATPLPAQQWAVLASGAALLTVLLMLSLATGAGVYGASEVLGYFRGDAALLADDKLAMIINTLRLPRTLAALVVGASLAIAASLLQSATRNPLAEPGLLGVNAGAVMGLVVGLIYFGIESTQGYLLWSSAGALLGNLIVLGIGLMLGQASPLKLILAGVALSAVFGGLSNYLLLANQTALEQFRFWNLGSLSASELDAVRLITPVVLVALALAVMLCRQLTLMQMGDAQAKSLGIHTTRVRIGVLVASTLFTACAISLAGPIGFVGFLAAYCARLVEPVKLMPQMLFSALFGMLFLLAADILARWAIQPFEMPVGTLLAVIGAPALIAIVLRGGFRSLLTVK, encoded by the coding sequence ATGGTAAAGTTCGCAACCCCTCTCCCCGCCCAGCAATGGGCCGTGCTGGCATCCGGCGCGGCGCTTCTGACAGTATTGCTTATGCTGTCGCTGGCTACCGGCGCGGGCGTCTACGGCGCGTCGGAGGTGCTGGGTTATTTTCGCGGTGATGCGGCGCTGCTGGCCGATGACAAGCTGGCCATGATCATCAATACCCTGCGCCTGCCGCGCACGCTCGCGGCCCTGGTGGTGGGCGCCAGTCTGGCAATCGCCGCCAGCCTGCTGCAGAGCGCCACCCGCAACCCGCTGGCCGAACCGGGTTTGCTGGGCGTCAATGCCGGGGCGGTAATGGGACTGGTGGTCGGCCTGATCTATTTCGGTATCGAGTCGACTCAGGGCTATCTGCTGTGGTCGAGCGCCGGTGCCCTGCTCGGCAATCTGATCGTGCTGGGCATCGGTCTGATGCTGGGCCAGGCCAGCCCGCTGAAACTGATTCTCGCCGGGGTGGCGCTCAGCGCCGTGTTTGGCGGCCTGTCGAATTACCTGCTGCTGGCCAACCAGACGGCGCTGGAACAGTTTCGCTTCTGGAATCTGGGCTCGCTGTCCGCCTCGGAACTGGATGCCGTGCGCCTGATCACACCGGTGGTGCTGGTCGCCCTGGCGCTGGCAGTCATGTTGTGCCGGCAGCTGACTCTGATGCAGATGGGTGATGCTCAGGCCAAATCGCTGGGCATCCATACCACGCGGGTACGCATCGGTGTGCTGGTCGCCTCTACGCTATTCACCGCCTGCGCCATCTCCCTGGCCGGCCCGATCGGTTTTGTCGGCTTCCTCGCCGCCTACTGCGCTCGGCTGGTGGAGCCGGTGAAGCTGATGCCGCAGATGTTGTTCTCCGCCCTGTTCGGCATGCTGTTCCTGCTCGCCGCCGACATCCTGGCTCGCTGGGCGATCCAGCCCTTCGAGATGCCGGTGGGTACGCTGCTGGCGGTGATCGGCGCGCCCGCGCTGATCGCCATCGTGCTGCGCGGCGGCTTCCGCTCGCTGCTGACGGTGAAGTGA
- a CDS encoding FecCD family ABC transporter permease, whose amino-acid sequence MMNTSIPSGVWRLQLGSATVLLHRRTWLMTLVMLVILLVLFVLSVSLGSANMGMREVIATFAGQGSKLHEIMVYKIRLPRVTGVVVAGLAMGMAGCLIQTLVRNRLATPDMVGVNEGASLAVIIFAIYLTLGNWPWWASPLGAALAAVALFVLCRRPGEQGYLFIIIGIAISELFNALGQFVMSTQPLTHLGSVYLWTMGHFAHVSYQTIHPITLILLALCPLMALINRPLALLRFGDATARSLGVNVPLVQLGILGLAILVASLGTAIGGPVIFVAMAAPILASWLTRDNLAPIWLAALCGAVMLMGSDILVRILAQPNEIPTGIMTRILGGFLLLFLLIKDRQWSD is encoded by the coding sequence ATGATGAATACGAGTATTCCTTCCGGCGTATGGCGTCTGCAGCTGGGCAGTGCCACCGTGCTGTTACACCGGCGTACCTGGTTGATGACGCTGGTGATGCTGGTGATCCTGCTGGTGCTGTTCGTACTGTCGGTGAGTCTCGGCTCGGCCAACATGGGTATGCGCGAGGTCATCGCCACCTTCGCCGGCCAGGGCAGCAAGCTGCATGAAATCATGGTGTACAAAATCCGCCTGCCGCGCGTCACCGGCGTGGTGGTGGCCGGATTGGCGATGGGCATGGCTGGCTGTCTGATCCAGACGCTGGTGCGCAACCGATTGGCGACCCCGGACATGGTCGGCGTCAATGAGGGCGCCTCGCTGGCGGTGATCATATTCGCCATCTATCTCACTCTCGGCAACTGGCCCTGGTGGGCCTCGCCGCTGGGTGCAGCGCTGGCGGCGGTGGCCCTGTTCGTGCTGTGCCGTCGGCCGGGAGAACAGGGTTATCTGTTCATCATCATCGGCATCGCTATTTCCGAACTGTTCAACGCCCTCGGCCAGTTCGTCATGTCCACCCAGCCGCTGACTCACCTGGGTAGCGTTTATCTGTGGACCATGGGCCATTTTGCCCACGTCAGCTACCAGACCATCCACCCCATCACATTGATCCTTCTGGCTCTGTGCCCGCTGATGGCGCTGATCAATCGGCCGCTGGCGCTGCTGCGGTTCGGCGATGCCACGGCGCGCAGTCTGGGCGTCAATGTGCCACTGGTGCAATTGGGCATACTGGGGCTGGCGATCCTGGTGGCCTCGCTGGGCACGGCCATCGGCGGCCCGGTGATTTTCGTGGCCATGGCTGCGCCCATCCTGGCGTCCTGGCTGACCCGCGACAACCTGGCGCCAATCTGGCTGGCTGCCCTGTGCGGGGCGGTAATGCTGATGGGCAGCGATATTCTGGTGCGGATACTGGCCCAGCCCAACGAAATACCCACCGGCATCATGACCCGCATCCTGGGCGGCTTCCTGTTGCTCTTCCTTCTGATAAAAGACAGACAGTGGTCCGACTGA
- a CDS encoding cytochrome P450 produces the protein MPKQLQQDWDPRSATTLRDQRAAYDEMRQRCPVAHSDYAGWSVFRHRDVTRVLLDNDTFSNRVSRHISVPNGMDPPEHTPYRKIIEPYFNAERMAEFEPICREIAEDLAGSTLQQDHIELMADFAQPFALRIQCAFMGWPLKLQDNLLSWASRNAEATLARDRAILAALAEEFDALIADLLHTRRRAGTSADADADVTSALMQEQINGRPLSDQEIASILRNWTVGEVGTIAASVGILTQFLAANPEVQQQLRDDPELLWQANDEILRLHGPLVDNRRRATCPVKLGGRQIEAGQRITINWLAANRDPDIFADPERFSLERDPSLNLLYGAGVHVCPGAPLARMELVIIMRSLLQHSSSLQLIAEQPATLATYPSSGYASLPLRLR, from the coding sequence ATGCCCAAACAGCTGCAACAGGATTGGGACCCCCGATCCGCAACCACCCTCCGTGATCAGCGCGCCGCCTATGATGAAATGCGCCAGCGCTGCCCCGTCGCCCACAGCGACTATGCTGGCTGGAGCGTCTTCCGCCACAGGGATGTCACCCGCGTCCTGCTGGACAATGACACCTTCAGCAACCGGGTGTCGCGGCATATTTCCGTCCCCAACGGCATGGACCCGCCGGAACATACGCCTTATCGAAAGATCATCGAACCCTATTTCAACGCCGAACGCATGGCCGAATTCGAGCCGATTTGCCGGGAGATTGCCGAGGATCTGGCGGGCAGCACCCTGCAGCAGGACCATATCGAGCTGATGGCGGATTTCGCCCAGCCCTTCGCCCTGCGTATCCAGTGCGCCTTCATGGGCTGGCCACTGAAGCTGCAGGACAACTTGTTGAGTTGGGCCAGCCGCAATGCCGAGGCGACGCTGGCCCGAGATCGGGCGATCCTCGCCGCGTTGGCCGAAGAGTTCGACGCGTTGATCGCCGATCTGCTGCACACTCGTCGTCGAGCCGGCACCAGTGCCGATGCCGATGCCGATGTCACCTCGGCGCTGATGCAGGAACAGATCAATGGCCGGCCGCTGAGCGATCAGGAGATCGCCAGCATCCTGCGCAACTGGACGGTTGGCGAAGTCGGCACAATCGCCGCCTCGGTTGGGATTCTGACGCAGTTCCTGGCGGCCAACCCCGAAGTACAGCAGCAGCTGCGCGACGATCCCGAACTGCTCTGGCAGGCCAACGATGAAATCCTGCGCCTTCATGGCCCGCTGGTCGACAATCGCCGGCGCGCTACCTGCCCGGTGAAGCTGGGCGGACGGCAGATCGAGGCCGGGCAACGCATCACCATCAACTGGCTCGCCGCCAACCGTGACCCTGATATTTTTGCCGACCCGGAGCGCTTTTCCCTGGAACGCGACCCTTCACTGAATCTGCTGTACGGCGCCGGTGTTCATGTCTGCCCGGGGGCGCCACTGGCGCGCATGGAGTTGGTGATCATCATGCGCAGCCTGCTGCAGCACAGCAGCAGCTTGCAACTGATCGCCGAGCAACCCGCTACCCTCGCCACTTATCCTTCCAGCGGTTACGCCAGCCTGCCACTGCGCCTGCGCTGA
- a CDS encoding acyl-CoA thioesterase produces MQQNDFRFSCPIRVRWAEADPQGIVFNGHYLTYADVGITEYFRALKAAHPDTGITGSDFFAVRTLLEYQAPACFDDLLDIHVRIARLGNSSMQFAIGIYREQQLLVTGEIVYVHADMETRRPKAIGQAFRDAIGAFEETSCTL; encoded by the coding sequence ATGCAGCAGAATGACTTCCGATTCAGCTGCCCGATACGGGTACGCTGGGCCGAGGCCGATCCGCAGGGAATAGTATTCAACGGGCATTATCTGACCTATGCGGATGTGGGTATCACAGAGTATTTCCGCGCCTTGAAGGCGGCGCATCCGGATACCGGCATCACGGGCAGCGACTTCTTTGCCGTGCGGACATTGCTGGAGTATCAGGCACCGGCCTGTTTTGACGACCTGCTGGATATTCATGTGCGCATTGCCCGGCTGGGCAATAGCAGCATGCAGTTCGCCATCGGCATCTATCGCGAACAGCAGCTGCTGGTTACCGGTGAGATTGTCTATGTGCATGCTGACATGGAAACCCGGCGGCCCAAGGCCATAGGGCAAGCTTTCCGCGACGCCATCGGCGCCTTCGAGGAAACCAGCTGCACGCTATAA
- a CDS encoding ABC transporter ATP-binding protein, whose translation MTVLHARNLQFGYHDKPVLQDVSFSLPRGKLIGIVGPNGSGKSTLLKLLAGQLPLQQGEVDIHGQALTRFSTKALARQMAFLPQRPVMAEGIRVEQLVQYGRHPHQGWFNQWSAEDAREVARARDIMQLGPIWQRIASSLSGGQAQRAWLGMILAQNTGLILLDEPTSALDIGLQTEVMESIRQITTEDRTVLIVIHDLGMAARYCDELIALDGGRIAAMGPAREVITKALVDRLYNTNVDILAAPDDGAPVIVPRRRNRDAAANL comes from the coding sequence ATGACAGTTCTGCACGCACGCAATCTGCAATTTGGCTATCACGACAAACCGGTGCTGCAGGATGTCTCCTTCAGCCTGCCACGGGGCAAGCTGATCGGCATCGTCGGCCCGAACGGCAGTGGCAAATCCACCCTGCTCAAGCTTCTGGCCGGGCAGTTGCCTCTGCAGCAGGGCGAGGTGGATATTCATGGGCAGGCGCTGACCAGGTTCTCGACCAAGGCCTTGGCCCGGCAGATGGCCTTTCTGCCGCAGCGCCCGGTCATGGCTGAAGGTATCCGGGTCGAACAACTGGTGCAGTATGGCCGCCATCCGCATCAAGGCTGGTTCAATCAGTGGAGCGCAGAAGACGCCCGTGAAGTGGCGCGCGCCCGCGACATCATGCAGCTCGGCCCGATCTGGCAGCGCATCGCCTCCTCACTGTCAGGCGGCCAGGCCCAACGCGCCTGGTTGGGGATGATACTGGCGCAGAATACCGGCCTGATTCTGCTCGACGAGCCCACCAGCGCACTGGATATTGGCCTGCAGACCGAGGTGATGGAGTCCATCCGCCAGATCACCACTGAAGACCGCACGGTGTTGATCGTCATTCATGATCTGGGCATGGCGGCCCGCTATTGTGATGAGCTGATCGCCCTGGATGGAGGGCGTATCGCCGCCATGGGCCCGGCACGCGAGGTCATCACCAAGGCGCTGGTGGACCGGTTGTACAACACCAACGTGGATATTCTCGCAGCACCGGATGACGGGGCGCCCGTAATAGTGCCACGCCGACGTAACCGTGATGCCGCTGCAAACCTGTGA
- the dut gene encoding dUTP diphosphatase codes for MHALQARVLDPRLGQQWPLPAYATSGSAGLDLRAMLDAPLTLEPGQTTLLSTGLAIHIADSGLAAMVLPRSGLGHKHGIVLGNLVGLIDSDYQGELMVSCWNRGQQAFTIEPGERIAQLVLVPVVQAQLEIVSEFDDSQRGAGGFGHTGSH; via the coding sequence ATGCACGCTTTGCAAGCCCGAGTTCTTGACCCCCGTCTCGGCCAGCAATGGCCCCTGCCAGCCTACGCCACCAGCGGATCGGCCGGTCTGGACCTGCGCGCCATGCTCGACGCACCGCTGACCCTGGAGCCCGGTCAGACCACGCTGCTGTCCACCGGGCTGGCGATTCATATCGCCGACTCGGGCCTGGCGGCGATGGTCCTGCCGCGCTCCGGGCTGGGCCACAAACATGGCATCGTGCTGGGCAACCTGGTCGGCCTGATCGATTCCGATTACCAGGGCGAGCTGATGGTCTCCTGCTGGAACCGAGGGCAGCAGGCCTTCACCATCGAGCCGGGTGAACGTATCGCGCAACTGGTACTGGTACCTGTAGTGCAGGCACAACTGGAGATTGTCAGCGAATTCGATGACAGCCAGCGTGGCGCGGGTGGTTTCGGACATACCGGCAGCCACTGA
- a CDS encoding DUF4124 domain-containing protein, which produces MQRRIRYQAVAALLGAVAVGAEAADLYRYVNDKGITVLDKSVPPHYVSRGYEVLDADGRVKLVVPAAPTREEREAARAAEQEQQRRATADGTLLRLYSGVKDLDRAHDRQIQQIENLIATTEAGLLTLQAQRDDLQSRAAAQERAGRKVDPQILRDLAEVEAEQGRLQRLITSNRGEVDAVNQAFASRRQRLQQLLAD; this is translated from the coding sequence ATGCAGAGAAGGATCAGATATCAGGCCGTGGCAGCGCTGCTCGGTGCTGTGGCCGTCGGAGCCGAGGCGGCTGACCTGTATCGCTACGTCAATGACAAAGGCATTACGGTACTGGATAAAAGTGTACCGCCGCATTATGTCAGCCGTGGTTATGAGGTACTGGACGCTGACGGTCGGGTAAAGCTGGTGGTGCCGGCAGCGCCGACTCGTGAAGAGCGGGAGGCGGCGCGCGCCGCCGAACAGGAGCAGCAGCGCCGTGCCACCGCTGACGGGACGCTGCTGCGCTTGTATTCCGGCGTCAAGGATCTGGATCGTGCCCATGATCGGCAGATTCAGCAGATTGAAAACCTGATAGCCACTACCGAAGCGGGCTTGCTCACCCTGCAGGCGCAGCGGGATGACCTGCAGAGCCGTGCTGCCGCGCAGGAACGCGCAGGCCGCAAAGTGGACCCTCAGATACTGCGGGATTTGGCGGAGGTTGAGGCCGAGCAGGGTCGCCTGCAGCGTCTGATCACCAGCAATCGCGGAGAGGTCGACGCAGTCAACCAAGCCTTTGCCAGCCGCCGACAGCGGTTGCAGCAGCTACTTGCCGACTGA